From one Mytilus galloprovincialis chromosome 13, xbMytGall1.hap1.1, whole genome shotgun sequence genomic stretch:
- the LOC143057735 gene encoding uncharacterized protein LOC143057735, with translation MSILPLPIPRPFPIRRPNEERRTVLLVEDNGFDNTMGGLLESLLPLLAIPLLLLALGIVTTTTATTAMATTAAAVDTTAAAATTAAAATTAAAATTAAAATTAAAATTAATG, from the exons ATGAGCATTTTGCCTTTGCCTATACCTAGACCGTTTCCTATTAGACGACCTAATGAAGAAAGACGGACCGTTTTATTGGTTGAAGATAATGGATTCGATAATACAATGGGTGGATTGTTGGAATCATTATTGCCACTGTTAGCCATACCCTTGCTAT TATTGGCTTTGGGTATTGTTACAACGACTACAGCTACAACAGCAATGGCCACAACAG CTGCTGCAGTAGATACCACTGCTGCTGCCGCTACCACTGCAGCTGCTGCCACCACTGCGGCTGCTGCTACCACTGCGGCTGCTGCCACCACTGCGGCTGCAGCCACCACTGCTGCTACCGGCTAA